In one Ochotona princeps isolate mOchPri1 chromosome 16, mOchPri1.hap1, whole genome shotgun sequence genomic region, the following are encoded:
- the TSHZ3 gene encoding teashirt homolog 3, with product MPRRKQQAPRRAAAYVSDELKAAALVDEDTGPEEQPADGEPAAKYLCPDKELGKTCPSYQNSPAAEFSSHEMDSESHISETSDRMADFESGSIKNEEETKEVPVPLEDTTVSDSLEQMKAVYNNFLSNSYWSNLNLNLHQPSSENNGSSSSSSSSSSSCGSGSFDWHQSAMAKTLQQVSQSRMLPEPSLFSTVQLYRQSSKLYGSIFTGASKFRCKDCSAAYDTLVELTVHMNETGHYRDDNHETDNNNPRRWSKPRKRSLLEMEGKEDAQKVLKCMYCGHSFESLQDLSVHMIKTKHYQKVPLKEPVTPVTAKIIPARKKAPLELELPSSPDSTGGTPKAPAAADANDALQKNSNPYITPNNRYGHQNGASYAWHFEARKSQILKCMECGSSHDTLQELTAHMMVTGHFIKVTNSAMKKGKPIMETPVTPSVATLLDEKVQSVPLAATTFTSPSNTPASISPKLNVVEVKKEVDKEKAGTPEEKPKEKEKASEEEEKYDISSKYHYLTENDLEESPKGGLDILKSLENTVTSAINKAQNGTPSWGGYPSIHAAYQLPNMMKLSLGSAGKGTPLKPMFGNSELVSPTKSQNLVSPPSSQTSPMPKTNFHAMEELVKKVTEKVAKVEEKMKEPEGKLSPPKRATPSPCSSELSEPVKLEAASDGGFKSQDSSSPSPPREGTKEGSPRAEPVENGKALGQPLTGGLSGSTAIITDHPPEQPFVNPLSALQSVMNIHLGKAAKPSLPALDPMSMLFKMSNSLAEKAAVATPPPLQAKKVDHLDRYFYHVSNDQPIDLTKGKGDKGCPLGSVLLSPTSTAPATSSSSSTVATTTAKTAAAVVSFMSNSPLRENALSDISDMLKNLTESHTSKSSTPSSISEKSDLDGATLEEAEEATPAQKRKGRQSNWNPQHLLILQAQFAASLRQTSEGKYIMSDLSPQERMHISRFTGLSMTTISHWLANVKYQLRRTGGTKFLKNLDTGHPVFFCNDCASQIRTPSTYISHLESHLGFRLRDLSKLSSEQISNQIAQTKSPSEKLVTSSPEEDLGTSYQCKLCNRTFASKHAVKLHLSKTHGKSPEDHLLYVSELEKQ from the coding sequence CCTATGTTTCGGATGAACTCAAGGCAGCCGCCCTGGTAGATGAAGATACGGGGCCGGAAGAGCAGCCTGCAGATGGAGAGCCAGCGGCCAAGTACCTGTGTCCCGACAAGGAGCTTGGCAAGACGTGCCCCAGCTACCAAAACTCCCCAGCGGCGGAGTTTTCCAGCCATGAAATGGACAGCGAGTCACACATCAGCGAGACCAGCGACCGAATGGCTGACTTTGAGAGCGGGTCCATTAAGAATGAAGAGGAGACCAAGGAGGTGCCAGTACCGCTGGAGGACACGACTGTGTCCGACAGCCTGGAGCAGATGAAGGCCGTGTACAAcaacttcctgtccaactcctaCTGGTCCAACCTCAACCTCAACCTGCACCAGCCCTCCTCGGAGAACAacggcagcagcagtagcagcagcagtagcagtagcagctgTGGCAGCGGCAGCTTCGACTGGCACCAGAGCGCCATGGCCAAGACCCTGCAGCAGGTGTCACAGAGCCGCATGCTGCCCGAGCCCAGCCTCTTCAGCACAGTGCAGCTGTACCGGCAGAGCAGCAAACTCTACGGCTCCATCTTCACCGGCGCCAGCAAGTTCCGCTGCAAAGACTGCAGCGCCGCCTACGACACGCTGGTGGAGCTGACGGTGCACATGAATGAGACGGGCCACTACCGCGATGACAACCACGAAACCGACAATAACAACCCCAGGCGCTGGTCCAAGCCCCGCAAGCGCTCCTTGCTGGAGATGGAAGGCAAGGAAGATGCCCAGAAAGTGTTGAAGTGCATGTACTGTGGCCATTCCTTCGAGTCCCTGCAAGACCTGAGCGTCCACATgatcaaaacaaaacactaccaaaaaGTGCCTCTGAAGGAGCCTGTCACTCCCGTCACAGCCAAAATCATCCCCGCCCGGAAGAAGGCTCCGCTTGAGCTCGAGCTGCCCAGTTCCCCGGACTCCACGGGTGGCACCCCCAAAGCCCCTGCGGCGGCCGATGCCAACGATGCGCTTCAGAAGAACTCCAACCCTTACATCACGCCAAATAACCGCTACGGCCACCAGAACGGGGCCAGCTACGCGTGGCACTTCGAGGCGCGGAAGTCGCAGATCCTCAAGTGCATGGAGTGTGGCAGCTCCCACGACACGCTGCAGGAGCTCACGGCGCACATGATGGTCACCGGCCACTTCATCAAGGTCACCAACTCAGCCATGAAGAAGGGGAAGCCCATCATGGAGACGCCTGTCACACCCTCCGTCGCCACCCTGCTGGATGAGAAGGTGCAGTCCGTGCCCCTGGCGGCCACCACGTTCACATCACCCTCCAACACCCCCGCCAGCATCTCGCCCAAGCTGAATGTGGTGGAGGTCAAGAAGGAAGTGGACAAGGAGAAGGCGGGCACCCCAGAGGAGAAGcccaaggagaaggagaaggcgAGCGAGGAGGAGGAGAAGTACGACATCTCCTCCAAGTACCACTACTTGACCGAGAACGACCTGGAAGAGAGCCCCAAAGGGGGCCTCGATATCCTCAAGTCCCTGGAGAACACCGTGACATCCGCCATCAACAAAGCCCAGAATGGCACCCCGAGCTGGGGGGGCTACCCCAGCATCCACGCTGCCTATCAGCTCCCCAACATGATGAAGCTGTCTCTGGGCTCGGCGGGCAAGGGCACGCCCCTGAAACCCATGTTTGGCAACAGCGAACTCGTGTCCCCCACCAAGAGCCAGAACCTGGTCTCTCCACCCAGCAGCCAGACCTCCCCCATGCCCAAGACCAACTTCCACGCTATGGAGGAGCTGGTGAAAAAAGTCACCGAGAAGGTGGCCAAGGTCGAGGAGAAGATGAAGGAGCCGGAGGGCAAGCTGTCCCCGCCCAAGCGGGCCACGCCTTCTCCCTGCAGCAGCGAGCTCAGCGAGCCTGTCAAGCTGGAGGCAGCCAGCGATGGGGGCTTCAAGAGCCaggacagcagcagccccagccctcCGCGGGAGGGCACCAAGGAGGGCAGCCCCAGGGCCGAGCCCGTGGAGAACGgcaaggccctggggcagccccTGACTGGAGGTCTGAGTGGCAGTACGGCCATCATCACGGACCACCCGCCCGAGCAGCCCTTCGTGAACCCACTGAGTGCCCTGCAGTCAGTCATGAACATCCACCTGGGCAAGGCCGCCAAGCCCTCGCTGCCTGCGCTAGACCCCATGAGCATGCTCTTCAAGATGAGCAACAGCCTGGCCGAGAAGGCGGCCGTGGCCACCCCACCACCCCTGCAGGCCAAGAAGGTCGACCACCTGGACCGCTATTTCTACCACGTGAGCAATGATCAACCCATAGACCTGACCAAAGGCAAGGGTGACAAGGGCTGCCCTTTGGGGTCGGTGCTTCTGTCCCCCACGTCCACGGCCccagccacctcctcctcctcctccacggTTGCCACAACGACGGCCAAGACGGCTGCCGCCGTGGTGTCCTTCATGTCCAACTCGCCACTGCGCGAGAACGCCTTGTCGGACATATCCGACATGCTCAAGAACTTGACCGAGAGCCACACGTCCAAGTCGTCCACGCCCTCCAGCATCTCTGAGAAGTCCGACCTCGACGGGGCCACTCTGGAGGAGGCCGAGGAGGCGACGCCAGCGCAGAAGAGGAAGGGCCGCCAGTCCAACTGGAACCCCCAGCACCTGCTCATCCTCCAGGCCCAGTTTGCCGCCAGCTTGCGACAGACCTCAGAAGGCAAGTACATCATGTCCGACCTGAGCCCCCAGGAGCGGATGCACATCTCCCGGTTCACGGGTCTCTCCATGACCACCATCAGCCACTGGCTGGCCAATGTGAAATACCAGCTCCGAAGGACAGGTGGAACAAAGTTCCTCAAGAACCTGGACACAGGCCACCCCGTGTTCTTTTGTAACGACTGTGCGTCCCAAATCAGGACTCCCTCCACGTACATCAGCCACCTGGAGTCACACCTGGGCTTCCGGCTCCGGGACTTATCCAAACTCTCCAGCGAACAGATTAGCAATCAGATAGCACAAACCAAGTCGCCGTCAGAAAAACTGGTGACGTCCTCCCCAGAGGAGGACCTGGGGACCTCCTACCAGTGCAAGCTCTGCAACCGGACCTTTGCCAGTAAACATGCGGTGAAACTTCACCTTAGCAAAACGCACGGGAAGTCGCCCGAAGACCACCTCCTGTACGTGTCCGAGCTGGAGAAGCAGTAG